In Spirochaetales bacterium, the genomic stretch TCCGTTCGCTATCGGTTGCCGTCGCGGTGCTGAAAAAGTCATTTCTTTTTCCTCCATGCTTGCCCAATATCGAAAAGACGGCTATATTCTTGTAACGCAATAAGGAGGTGGCGTGGCCAAACGGGAATTTCGTATAAAGGGAGAATACCGCTATAACAGAAAAAATTCCCTGCGGTGGGTACTCTCACACCTCTTCCGGTATCCTTTGTTCCCCTTTTTCCTTTTCGCAGCCGCGGTTGTCAATAACCTCGCCTTCGGCAACATCCAGATACAGATCGGAAAAGGATTCAATATCATATCGAAAGCGGGGTGGACTCCCGAAGTCCTTTTGACACCGGTTTTTATGATTGTCGTTATCGCGTTGATTCAGGGAACTACCGGTCTGGTTCGCAATTTCAGTTTCGAGTTTCTCGCACAGCGGATCGAACGGGATGCGCGGGAAGAACTCTATCTCAGACTGCTGGGGAAAAGCCAGAGCTTTCACGGCAGGCAGAAAATAGGGGATATCATGGCCCGTGCGACCAACGACGTACGGAACCTGAACTTTCTCTTCAATCCCGGACTGATGCTTATCCTCGATTCGACACTCGCCTTTTTTATACCGCTTCTCCTTATCGGCCTGATCTCACCCGAACTTCTTGCCGTTCCCGGTGTTTTCGCCGTCTTCCTTGTCCTGACCGTCATCGATTACAATCGCAGGCTGAAACCGGTGAGTTTTGCGCAACGCGAACAATTCGGGGTCATGAATTCCGGACTCGCCGATACTGTCGAAGGGATCGAAGTAGTAAAATCAAATGCTATGGAGACCTATGAACTGAAAAAATTCATGGGCGACGCGCGGGTTTTCCGCGATTATTTCGTCAAACAGGGAATTATCCAGGCGAAATACTGGCCCATGTTCGTCTTTGCGGTTTTCTGGGGCCTGGCTTTCCTCCACTGCCTCTGGCTATGGAGGCGGGGGATTATCGATCTCGGAAATGCGATCGCTTTTCTCGGGCTGTTCGGTTCGTTCCGGTTTACCACATTCATTTCGATTTTTTCATTCAACCTGGTTCAGATGGGAATGGCGAGTGCCGGACGTATCCTCACGATGATAAACGAAGAAACGGAACTTGACGAAAATCAGGGAGGCATTCAAAAACCGGTAAACGGAAAGGTGGTATTTTCCGGTGTGAGTTTCTCACTCGGCGGTAAACGGATACTGGACGATATCTCCTTTACCGTTTCACCCGGTGAAACGGTCGCGATTGTCGGACAGACAGGATCGGGGAAAACCATCCTCACTCGATTAATCAACCGCATTTTCGACGTCACATCGGGCAGCGTCCTTGTCGATGACAGCGATGTCAAACAATGGAACCTGG encodes the following:
- a CDS encoding ABC transporter ATP-binding protein, which translates into the protein MAKREFRIKGEYRYNRKNSLRWVLSHLFRYPLFPFFLFAAAVVNNLAFGNIQIQIGKGFNIISKAGWTPEVLLTPVFMIVVIALIQGTTGLVRNFSFEFLAQRIERDAREELYLRLLGKSQSFHGRQKIGDIMARATNDVRNLNFLFNPGLMLILDSTLAFFIPLLLIGLISPELLAVPGVFAVFLVLTVIDYNRRLKPVSFAQREQFGVMNSGLADTVEGIEVVKSNAMETYELKKFMGDARVFRDYFVKQGIIQAKYWPMFVFAVFWGLAFLHCLWLWRRGIIDLGNAIAFLGLFGSFRFTTFISIFSFNLVQMGMASAGRILTMINEETELDENQGGIQKPVNGKVVFSGVSFSLGGKRILDDISFTVSPGETVAIVGQTGSGKTILTRLINRIFDVTSGSVLVDDSDVKQWNLESLRSQISTIEQDIFLYSTTIRENIAFGHENATPENITEAAKQAQAHEFIMRLSEGYDTVIGERGVTLSGGQKQRIAIARAFLTNPRILILDDSTSAIDSATEDEIQKAMQKISLRRTTFIITHRLSQIRWADRILVLKKGGLIANGDHRRLMETCEAYRKIFS